The following proteins are encoded in a genomic region of Longimicrobiaceae bacterium:
- a CDS encoding creatininase family protein produces MRSYSLVDLSWPEVASYLERDRRIILPVGACDQHGPHLPIGAVTCIAEALADDLSREFQVLRAPTFPYGVNVPGERGFAGTATLRGKTLHRALNELVAAWEGQGFTEIVMITATDYDPQAEAMATVYAQKARVRVVEALAVDLSEYLSDPGGPQHGGEAVTSLLLHLRPEVVDLEAAQDCVLDQDSYRRFRRGKLRTLPAGCPGNVGRPTLATSETGRRIYEHVLDRIRQKVFIAPPPDDE; encoded by the coding sequence GCTCATACTCCCTGGTCGACCTTTCGTGGCCCGAGGTGGCGTCCTACCTGGAGCGAGACCGCCGGATCATCCTCCCGGTGGGCGCCTGCGACCAGCACGGGCCGCACCTTCCCATCGGCGCCGTGACCTGCATCGCCGAGGCGCTCGCGGACGACCTGTCGCGGGAGTTCCAGGTGCTGCGCGCGCCCACCTTTCCGTACGGCGTCAACGTCCCCGGCGAGCGGGGCTTCGCCGGGACCGCCACGCTCCGCGGAAAGACGCTGCACCGGGCGCTGAACGAGCTGGTCGCCGCCTGGGAGGGGCAGGGCTTCACCGAGATCGTGATGATCACCGCCACCGACTACGACCCCCAGGCCGAGGCGATGGCGACGGTGTACGCGCAGAAGGCGCGGGTGCGGGTGGTGGAGGCGCTGGCCGTGGACCTGTCGGAATATCTCAGCGATCCCGGGGGGCCGCAACACGGCGGCGAGGCGGTCACCTCGCTCCTCCTGCACCTGCGCCCCGAGGTCGTGGACCTGGAGGCCGCGCAGGACTGCGTCCTGGACCAGGACAGCTACCGCCGCTTCCGGCGCGGCAAGCTCCGCACCCTCCCGGCGGGGTGTCCCGGGAACGTGGGCCGCCCCACCCTCGCCACCTCCGAGACCGGGCGCCGCATCTACGAGCACGTCCTGGATCGCATCCG